In Acidisarcina polymorpha, the DNA window TCCGTTCTTTAAACAGCTGCACGATCGTGATCCCAACGACCAGCGAACAGCCATGCTCATGGCTACTTGTTTAGCCTCTGGCAGTCATCCAGGGGATGCTATCGGTCCACTGAAGGTAATGACAGATGCGCCGAATGCGGATCCAGCAGCCATGTATCTTCTCGGCATCGCCTATGCTCGTGCGGGACAGGCTAACGAGGCACAAGATGTCTTCAGCAAGTTATTCGCCAGCAGTGCGACTCCTGCTCAATCCAACTTTCTGCTTGGCAAGGCTTATTATGAGGCTACCAAATTCCGGGATTCAGAAAAGGCGTTCGAGGCAGTGTTACAGGCGGATCCCGCCTTTCCCGGCGCCCACCGCGAGCTTGGCAAGGCATACATAGGACTGTTGCAGAACGCAGATGCCGAGAGGGAGCTAAGACAGGCGATTCAACTGGATCCCAACGATGGCGATGCTTACTATTTTCTGGGCGCGCTCCTCGTTCAGTCCTCTCGCTATGAGGACGGTCTTGTCTATCTAGCTAAGGCGCAGAGTCTTACTCCTGACTCCTGGGCGACGTATTTTTATATGGGGAAAGCCCAGTATGAGCTCAAGCGCAACGCCGCCGCTGTTCCACTGCTACGCCAGGCATCGGAGATGAACCCGGACGATTCAAGTTCGCTCTATCTGCTTGCAAAGGCGCTCCGAGCGGAGGGCCAGGTACAAGATGCGGACGCAACAATGCGCCGGGTTGCTGAACTCCACACCACCGCGATCGAGGCAGAACGCCGGGCTTTGAAGGATGCCGGTATCGTCAATGAACACTGAAGCGCAGTCATATACAGTGATTAATGGGATCCTTCCGTTTGGGCTGCCATCCGATTCAGTCTTTCTGTTACATTCATCAGCGCTCTTCCATCATGATAGGCGCCCTTCCAGATGCTTCCTTTGTCAGTAGTGAGGGGTTTACCATCAGTGTCTATAAGGTTGTAATAGCCGTGATAGGTAGGATCTTCCTGGTAGTTGCGGATGAACTGCAATTGCTTTTGAAATGCCTGCCAATAGACACTGGTATTGCTGCCGTACTTAGAGTGAAGTAGTAGGAGAGTGTTCAATCCCTCCATCTGCACCCACCACTCCTTGAATTTGTCTTCGGGCCGGCCGTCGAATGTTCCATCTCGAAAAAACCCTCCATGGGCGTCGTCCCAGCCATACGCCAGAGCATGGTCGGTGAGCATGCGGGCGATGCGTTCGGTGGTTGGGTCGTTGGTCTCGCCGAGGGCTTCCGCGGCTTCCAGCAATAAGTAGGTCGCTTCAACATCATGACCGTACGAGTCGTGATCAGGTACGGGCCGCCAGTCGCTGGTGAAGAAGAGATTCATGGCGCCTGGCTGCACGGTAACCTTATCGCGCACGATTCCGAGCAGCTCTTGCAGTCGGCGGCGGAGCGTCTCATCCTTCCATACCGAATAAAGCTCGGTATAGGACTCTAATAAGTGGATGTGAGTATTCATGGACTTATAGCCAACGGGGAAGCCCCCGGCCTGCTCGACGCGAACGGCGCTGGGATCTACGAGGATCGGGTTGCCCTCACGGGTTAGCCATTCAAAGTAGCCACCGTTCCGATCGTCATGGGCGTGCTCCTCGACCCAGCGGAAACTACGCTTGGCCTGTTCCAGGGTTTCAGGATCGTGCGTAGCCGCATAAGCCCCAGACAGGCCGTATATGCAGAAGCTGATGCCATACATCTGTTTGCGGTCGCCGAAGCGGGGCGAAATCGTGCCATCATCGGCTAGCCCCCAATAGTAGCCTCCATATTGTTTATCCCACATCACATCGCGGAGAAAAGTCACGCCATGCTGAACGATGGGGAGATAAGCAGCCTTCGTCCGTGGCTCTCTTAACACTGCTTGCGCAGCGATCCAGGTCATTCTGCCTTGCATGACGGAGAATTTTCCTTCGCTCGGCGCCTTCATCCAATCTCGCGTCCAATCGGAATAGAAGCCGCCATGCTGGCTGTCAACCGCACGCGGAAACCAGACATCAAGGACGTCGGTGCGCAACATCTCATGTACCTGCTCGGAGAGAGCGTGATAGCTGGCCGGGGTTGCCGGCAAATAGGTGATCGGGTCGGGGGCCACCGGCGGAGTGTGGCTTTGCGTCTGTGATATCAAACCATTCCAACCAGTCAAACCGACGGCTAGAGCCAACGTGGGATCTAAGAGTCTGCGGAAGGAATGTCTCACGCCGTAGTCTCCTTCGGAGGCTCTCTCAGGAGCTCCAACATCTGGCGATCGAGCTTATGTCCTTGGTAGTCCTCGTATGCGACGTCAGCTCTTCCACTGTCCATGACTCCGAAGTCGCCGCGCAAGTTCCAGAGCGCCCAGCCCCATCCAGCCTGGTTCCAGCACGAGATACAGTCGCGCATCCAGGCCAGGGCAACCTCGTGCGGGGTCTTGTTGTAACATCCCCATTCGCCGACATGCACTAATACGTTACGGTCGGTCAGCGGCTTATACTTGTCGATATATTCCTGCTTGAGCTTGGCGCGATCCCACACAACACCCTTGTCGTCAGTAAGCGGCCAGGTGGGCGTTTTGAATGTTTCAAACTCGTCTTTCGGCACCCAGGTCGCGGTATAGTGACTAACTGCTTTGGGCTGGTAGCCCCGCGTGCTTTGGATGAGGTTCAAATCCGCAAGTTCGATCACCGGACTCTGTCCGATGTTGATGCCGTCCGCAAAGATCATGCGGTCCGAATCTTCCTCGCGTATCGCCTTCACTAAAGCCTGGACGATCTCAACATAACGTTCCTGGAACGCACCTTCATAGGAGCGCATTTTTGGCGGTTCGTTGATGAGGTCAAAGCTCAGGTTTCTGCTCGAAACACTCTTGAAGCGCTTCGCGAAGTATCGCCAGTGATATACGGCCGCCTGGAGAGCGCGATCTCGTTCCGCGGCACGGCCAGTGAAGAGGTCAGCTGGCTCCAGTTCGCGGCCATTGATGCAGTAGCCGGGAATGCGGTGGAAGTTAAGATTGATGTGAATGTTCCATTGGCGTCCGAGGTCGACGGCGCGGTCGAGTCGTTTTAGCGGTTCGGGATCGATGTAGGTCCAATCGGTAGGCTTACCCCAGATCCAATAGGAAAGAGGAAGCCGGGCGAACGTGAATCCCCAATTCGACATGTTCTGAAAGTCGGATTCCTCGTACGCTGGCTTCGTGGACGGATCCGTCTTACGCTGTTGCCATTGAAGATTGAAGCCTTTCCACCGAATTGTGGAACGCGACGCTTGAGTCGAACCGGCTTGTCCCTGGGTTTGACCCATGGTAACGCTATCAGCAGATGCAGCTAGAATACACGCCGCCGTCGCCCCTTTGACGAACGATCTCCTATCCATCGACATCCTTCCTTGATTGGGATCCTGCAGCTTGGCTATTTCGAACGTCTGCGCTGGC includes these proteins:
- a CDS encoding tetratricopeptide repeat protein, producing MLISPARMRKRAAHSVKLLVALGFAALLASGPVVLSAADLAKQTFDSAMQALQSGKYLEAEAGFHKVLELDSRNVSALANLGILYAKTHRYAKAIDAYQKALRVSPQLREVQLDLGLAYLKEGSYDHALPFFKQLHDRDPNDQRTAMLMATCLASGSHPGDAIGPLKVMTDAPNADPAAMYLLGIAYARAGQANEAQDVFSKLFASSATPAQSNFLLGKAYYEATKFRDSEKAFEAVLQADPAFPGAHRELGKAYIGLLQNADAERELRQAIQLDPNDGDAYYFLGALLVQSSRYEDGLVYLAKAQSLTPDSWATYFYMGKAQYELKRNAAAVPLLRQASEMNPDDSSSLYLLAKALRAEGQVQDADATMRRVAELHTTAIEAERRALKDAGIVNEH
- a CDS encoding AGE family epimerase/isomerase, with protein sequence MRHSFRRLLDPTLALAVGLTGWNGLISQTQSHTPPVAPDPITYLPATPASYHALSEQVHEMLRTDVLDVWFPRAVDSQHGGFYSDWTRDWMKAPSEGKFSVMQGRMTWIAAQAVLREPRTKAAYLPIVQHGVTFLRDVMWDKQYGGYYWGLADDGTISPRFGDRKQMYGISFCIYGLSGAYAATHDPETLEQAKRSFRWVEEHAHDDRNGGYFEWLTREGNPILVDPSAVRVEQAGGFPVGYKSMNTHIHLLESYTELYSVWKDETLRRRLQELLGIVRDKVTVQPGAMNLFFTSDWRPVPDHDSYGHDVEATYLLLEAAEALGETNDPTTERIARMLTDHALAYGWDDAHGGFFRDGTFDGRPEDKFKEWWVQMEGLNTLLLLHSKYGSNTSVYWQAFQKQLQFIRNYQEDPTYHGYYNLIDTDGKPLTTDKGSIWKGAYHDGRALMNVTERLNRMAAQTEGSH
- a CDS encoding glycoside hydrolase family 5 protein, which translates into the protein MDRRSFVKGATAACILAASADSVTMGQTQGQAGSTQASRSTIRWKGFNLQWQQRKTDPSTKPAYEESDFQNMSNWGFTFARLPLSYWIWGKPTDWTYIDPEPLKRLDRAVDLGRQWNIHINLNFHRIPGYCINGRELEPADLFTGRAAERDRALQAAVYHWRYFAKRFKSVSSRNLSFDLINEPPKMRSYEGAFQERYVEIVQALVKAIREEDSDRMIFADGINIGQSPVIELADLNLIQSTRGYQPKAVSHYTATWVPKDEFETFKTPTWPLTDDKGVVWDRAKLKQEYIDKYKPLTDRNVLVHVGEWGCYNKTPHEVALAWMRDCISCWNQAGWGWALWNLRGDFGVMDSGRADVAYEDYQGHKLDRQMLELLREPPKETTA